The following are encoded together in the Hemicordylus capensis ecotype Gifberg chromosome 4, rHemCap1.1.pri, whole genome shotgun sequence genome:
- the SLC52A2 gene encoding solute carrier family 52, riboflavin transporter, member 2, whose protein sequence is MSAFPGSRAVLTHVLVALFGMGSWVAINSLWVELPVVVKTLPEGWNLPAYLSVLIALGNLGPVSVTLTHHFAPGRLKERWLIHAIQTLALVAALFLALFWHRTAEVAGERHSLAYLLLAFLQALVCCTSNVSFLPFMYQFPPLFIRTFFIGQGLSALLPCVLALGQGVGQLECLNGTLGNASRPHYREENFSATTYFWLLLALLAVSASAFLGLVGWPRHGGAPEEEKSSSKDSVETEESFPLQGGGLPSADSTAEIAAAEKAPAKPPAPAFWTGRNVYLLALLGVSNALTNGVLPSVQSYSCLPYGGMAYHLSVVLSNIANPVACFVAMFFLCRSPLGLGIISAVACVFGAYLMVLAAFSPCPPLVGSPLGVALVVVSWILFMGLFSYLKVVIGSLLHEAGHAALVWCGAIIQAGSLVGALTMFPLVSIYRLFRSGLDCADNCGA, encoded by the exons GCTGGAACCTCCCCGCCTACCTGTCGGTCCTCATTGCCCTGGGCAACCTGGGCCCTGTGAGCGTGACCCTGACCCACCACTTTGCCCCCGGGCGGCTGAAGGAGCGCTGGCTGATCCACGCCATCCAGACGCTGGCCCTGGTGGCCGCCCTCTTCCTGGCCCTCTTCTGGCACCGCACGGCGGAGGTGGCTGGCGAGAGGCACAGCCTGGCCTACCTGCTGCTGGCCTTCCTGCAGGCCCTGGTGTGCTGCACCTCCAACGTCTCCTTCCTGCCCTTCATGTACCAGTTCCCGCCGCTCTTCATCCGCACCTTCTTCATCGGGCAGGGCCTCAGCGCCCTCCTGCCCTGCGTGCTGGCCCTGGGCCAGGGCGTGGGCCAGCTGGAGTGCCTCAACGGCACGCTGGGCAACGCCTCCCGGCCCCACTACCGGGAGGAGAACTTCTCGGCCACCACCTActtctggctgctgctggccctgctgGCCGTCTCGGCCTCCGCCTTCCTGGGGCTGGTGGGCTGGCCCCGCCACGGAGGGGCCCCCGAGGAAGAGAAGAGCTCCTCCAAGGACAGCGTGGAGACCGAGGAGTCCTTCCCGCTGCAGGGCGGCGGCCTGCCCAGCGCGGACAGCACGGCTGAGATCGCCGCCGCGGAGAAGGCCCCCGCCAAGCCCCCGGCCCCCGCCTTCTGGACCGGGAGGAACGTCTACCTGCTGGCCCTGCTGGGGGTCTCCAACGCCCTGACCAACGGGGTCCTGCCTTCTGTGCAGAGCTACTCCTGCCTGCCGTACGGGGGCATGGCCTACCACCTCTCCGTGGTGCTCAGCAACATCGCCAACCCCGTGGCCTGCTTTGTCGCCATGTTCTTCCTGTGCAG gtCGCCCCTGGGCCTGGGCATCATCTCGGCCGTGGCCTGCGTCTTTGGAGCCTACCTGATGGTGCTGGCGGCCTTCAGCCCTTGCCCCCCTCTCGTGGGCAGCCCCCTGGGAGTGGCCCTGGTG GTGGTCTCCTGGATCCTCTTCATGGGCCTCTTCTCCTACCTGAAGGTGGTGATTGGCAGCCTGCTGCACGAGGCGGGCCACGCCGCCCTGGTCTGGTGTGGGGCCATCATCCAGGCGGGCTCCCTGGTGGGCGCCCTGACCATGTTCCCCCTGGTCAGCATCTACCGCCTCTTCCGCAGCGGGCTGGACTGCGCCGACAACTGTGGGGCCTGA